The proteins below are encoded in one region of Sminthopsis crassicaudata isolate SCR6 chromosome 1, ASM4859323v1, whole genome shotgun sequence:
- the JMJD4 gene encoding 2-oxoglutarate and iron-dependent oxygenase JMJD4 — protein MDRETLVFASKFCRSRPGAQPPHEAFSRARAGVAFIQAESFTYLDFFRGHLLPNRPCVFSSAFTRGWGSRRSWVTPDGKPNFDHLLGRFGDASVPVANCNVQEYNSNPKEHIPLREYISYWKDYIQRDYSSPKGCLYLKDWHLCRSFPDHQVYTTPVYFSSDWLNEYWDELAVDDYRFVYMGPKGSWTPFHADVFHSYSWSVNICGRKRWLLYPPGQEENLRDYHGNLPYDVTSSALDNIKVYPEYPKCCPAIEVIQEAGEMIFVPSGWHHQVYNLEDTISINHNWMNGCNVATMWRFLQAELLAVQQEISEWRDAMEDWHQHCQVIMKSCTGIDYKEFYNFLKIIAEKRISLLEKVPATKPLENIFSDNPGLDPHHAAFDLSRIADVLESLITNPDFQKLEIGELSLPPEDLFNHLKEIINAASL, from the exons ATGGACCGGGAAACCCTGGTGTTCGCCAGCAAGTTCTGCCGCAGCCGTCCAGGCGCGCAGCCCCCCCACGAGGCGTTCTCCCGAGCCCGGGCCGGCGTGGCCTTCATCCAGGCAGAATCGTTCACCTACCTGGACTTCTTCAGAGGGCACCTGCTCCCCAACCGGCCCTGTGTTTTCTCTTCAGCCTTCACCAGGGGCTGGGGGAGCAGACGCTCGTGGGTGACCCCGGACGGGAAGCCCAACTTTGATCACCTTCTCGGGCGTTTTG GGGATGCATCAGTTCCTGTTGCAAACTGCAATGTCCAGGAATACAACTCTAATCCAAAAGAACATATCCCACTGAGGGAATACATAAGCTACTGGAAGGACTACATCCAGAGAGATTACTCTTCTCCCAAAGGATGTCTCTACCTCAAGGACTGGCACCTGTGTAG gagttttccaGATCATCAAGTATATACTACACCTGTATATTTCTCATCTGATTGGTTGAACGAGTACTGGGATGAACTAGCAGTGGATGATTATCGTTTTGTTTACATGGGGCCAAAAGGATCATG GACCCCATTCCATGCAGATGTCTTCCACTCCTATAGCTGGTCTGTCAACATCTGTGGTAGGAAGAGATGGCTACTCTACCCCCCAGGGCAAGAAGAGAACCTTCGGGACTATCACGGGAACCTGCCCTACGATGTGACTTCTTCTGCCCTCGACAACATCAAAGTGTACCCAGAATACCCCAAATGCTGTCCAGCTATTGAAGTCATCCAAGAAGCAGGAGAGATGATCTTTGTCCCCAGCGGATGGCACCATCAGGTCTACAATCTG GAAGATACCATCTCCATTAACCACAACTGGATGAATGGCTGCAATGTCGCTACCATGTGGCGCTTCCTGCAGGCCGAGCTGCTTGCCGTGCAGCAGGAGATCTCTGAGTGGAGGGACGCCATGGAAGACTGGCACCAGCACTGCCAG GTGATCATGAAATCATGCACTGGAATTGACTACAAAGAGTTTTATAACTTCCTCAAAATCATAGCAGAAAAGAGAATTTCTCTCCTAGAAAAAGTTCCTGCAACCAAACccctagaaaatattttcagtgaCAACCCTGGTCTGGATCCCCACCATGCAGCTTTTGATTTAAGTCGAATTGCTGATGTGTTAGAATCCTTGATCACAAACCCAGATTTCCAAAAACTGGAGATTGGTGAACTTTCACTACCCCCAGAGGACCTCTTCAACCacctgaaagaaataataaatgctgctTCTCTCTAA